atacGTAAGAacaaagtataataaaatataatagtttaaaGGTTTAAACTGCTGATGGTGGACAATACTGAATTTGAGTAGAGTCCAGAAATACCTAATGAATCTCAAGGTACCTAGAACTAACGCCTTCGGTGTCTCCTACCTATAGCAACCACTACTGTCGGATTGATGAGATTATACCATGCAACTATTGGATGTTTGTAGGAGATCTAATTGGAGGTACTAATTTCTTCCTATTCTCTTCCAATTCTTTACAATTGTGGatattaaaaactattattaaaaactaggaGATCAACTATTGTGGTATATTGACATAAAATCTTAGTTGAAATCAAATCTCGAGTTCGATCCGTGATACCCTCAtccaaaaagagaaaaaactaGTTTCCCAGATTTTATGTCTAAACCCTCCAAAAATTGTGATttcaattactttttttttgatttcCTGCACAATCTATCAGCTTACAAAGTCGAACAAGGGCACACAGCGATATACAATGatatatttttcgaattttcagctttcaagtatttatatataaagttctacaaatcaaaataacatgTACAAAAGCTAAACTCTACAAGTAAAAAACCAACCTGGTATATATACCCTAAAGCTTTGGCTTAAGGAAGAACAACTACAGAAGGGAAAAACATTTTCTAGTAACAAAAAAGCTAACCCAAGTTTACCACAAAGGTTTTCAACGCTTTACCTTTGCGAAACGGCCTTTAATTCTTGTCCTGCTTTCAGCTCGAGCTTTTCTTGATTCATACCTTACGTGCTTATCATATCTGTAATGTTTTCACATAAACAGTGTTTTTCTCAACCAAAAACATTCATCATATGTAAGGTTTTTATGTGTATGTAACATTtctttatgaaataaaataaaaatgtatgtgTTGGGTTATGTTTCCTAGACTCTGGATATGAGTATGCATGACAAAAAGTATATTCAATACCTATGTCAGGTACTCACACCCAATTTCGAGTAACGCAGCTACTTACTAATAAAGGTTAATGATATCAGTGGTAAGGAACAAAGTGAAGCAAAAAATACctccttgttttctttttctccttgtAACGTGAGATTGCAGTCTCTCTCTCCTGGCTATTTAACTCATGGACAGAAACCTTTGGAAGTGCTGATATGGTTCCTACACCAGTTTGAGGTTTCATTTGTTGGTCTTCAGGGCCATCATTCACATCTATATTCCTGCTACAATCTACATGTGTATTAGCAACCCTAGCATTTTCCTCGGTATATAGGAGTGCTTGATTGGTGATCTCAACATTATCATTGAATTTCAAGCACTGTAACGGACTTGTCTGCATCAAGAGAAACTAGATTAGCTGTTCTGTTTTCACTAATCACAGAAGATTAAATGCTGAAATCCATCATCACCATAAACTTTAAGCCATATCAGGCTTCAACCTGAATATGATGGATAGATCATGATGGAAGCAACCATTAATGAAGAAGACAAAAAGTCTTAATCAAGTCTTAATCATCATTAAAACAATGATGATGTAAGAGGTGACAAAAGCAGCTGTAACACAAACAGTGACAACAACAGTCATAAATACAAGCATGACACATGGAATCATAAAAACAATAAGTAGAATCCACACGCCACGCCATATTTCAAACTAAAACCACATCAAAAAATCAATAGCTTTTTCAACTATTACAACACTTGTTTTTCTAACTTACAAGGACCTTTGTGCTCATTTTAAAAGTGACTAACATGCACTCTACTCTATGGTACAAGGACCTATAGGGTACTTTTGCCGCAACAATAAGTTTTGTTTgtttagacataaaataaaaggacaGAAGGGACCATAAATATGCTTTTCTGCTGATCTAATTGTCAACTTAAACTCTCCTAAATGACAACAAAGACCAATAAACAAACATCTATTGATCtagaatcaaaataataataaaaagaccCAATGTTGTATATTGAGAATGTTCCATAGAATGTTTCATATATCAAGAGAAGACAACAACATACGAGTTAATAGTGTTAGACTACAACAATATTCAAGAAAGAGATATtctctctttttattatttcgCATTAAATGCATGCAGATAACTCATGCATTTATAGACATACGTAAAGTAACTGATGTTAACAGACTAACTGCTAACAATAACCATCCTTAACTATAACAGTTCTAACCATTTTGATAACTACTCTAACATTCCCCTAGCCTGTTTGTTTTTGTACTACAAAGTTCTCTTGATGGCAGCACTCGAAGAGCACGTCTGAAGGATGAAAATAGTTTAGGGGTGATCGGTTTTGTGAGGACATATGCAATTTGTTGAGCAGAGGGAACAAAATTGACTTGTAAGTAACCAGCAAGAATCttttcacgaacaaaatgatggTCTATTTCAAAATGCTTCATTTTGGTATGATGAGTGGGATTTTCAGCAACTGACACTGTAGAAGAGTTGTCGCACCAGATGATTGGTATCTTAGACAGCGGCATTCCAACTTCATTCAGCAACTGTTGAATCGATAAGAGTTCAAACACGCAGTTAGCTAAGCTGCGATATTCTGCTTCAGCAGAGGACCTAGAAACTACTGACTGTTTCTTTGAACACCAAGCCACAGGATTTGAACCAAGATATACCACATATCCGGAAGTAGATCGACGATCTTCGATGAAGGAGGGCCAGTCAGCATCGGAATAACCCACCAGTTCTAGTTGTCCTGCTGTAAGGCACAGTCCATGATCCATAGTGCCAGCCAAATATCTTAATACACGTTTGATAGCTCTCCAGTGAGTATCACTTGGAGCACTCATGAATTGGCTAAGTTTGTTGGTACAGAATGACAAGTCGGGTCGTGTAATACAAACATACTGAAGCATGCCCACAACACTTCTATACAAGTGCACATCAGAGAATGGAGAACTGCCATCTGAAGCTACTAGCTTGGGCATGCTTACCATAGGTGTTGGCGTGGATGCTGCTCCAAGCATTCCAGTTTTCTCAAGGAGTTCAgtaacatatttcttttgactGAGCATCAGCCCCTGTGAGTGCGTCGAACatcaataccaaaaaaaaaaaaactaagcacTCCCATATCCTTGAGAGCGAATTTGCTATGAAGACGATGCACAACATCTTCTATGTCTTGATCATGACTTCCAGTAACCACAATGTCATCGACATAGACCATGAGTAGGAGACACTTCCCTTCAAACACTCGGATGAATAGAGAGGAATCAGCTTTAGACGCAAGAAAACCTAGTTGATTCACGAGGTACTCCTTAAGAGTCTGAAATCAGGCGCGAGGAGCTTGTCTCAGACCATACAGTGCTTTATTCAGCTTGCACACCAGTTTCTGACCAAAAACACCTGGAACTTCAAAGCCAGGAGGTTGTTCCATGTATATTTCTTCAGTGAGCTCGCCATTAAGGAAAGCATTGTTGATATCGACTTGGCGTAGAGACCACCCCTGCATAACTGCAAGTGAAAGAACAGTGTGAATGGTGGAAGCTCGAACCACTGGACTATACGTATTATGAAAATCAAATCCGGCATGTTGAGAAAATCCTTTTGTAACTAACCGAGCCTTGTATCTGTCAATGGAGCCGTTAgacttttttttaactttaaacaaCCATTTGTACCCTACTGCTCTCCGATTCTCTAGAAGGGAACAAAGGGTCCAGGTATTATTTCGAGCCAAAGCTTGTAACTCACTGTAAACTACTGTCTGCCATCAGTCAAACACCATTGCCTCATGAATGTTAGAAGGATCATCTCTTGGTGATGAAGCTGCCGTACTAAGATATGCCTTTTGGCTTAAAAATCCTAGCCTTGCTTCTGGTAACCATGTTATGGTTGTTGAGGGTGATGGGTTGAAGAGGTTGCTCTTGTTGTCGAGGGGAAGATGACATAGGTGCGGCTTGAGGGGGTGGCACTGGTTGTTGAGAAGAAGATGACATAGGTGACATGAATAAAGTAGGTTGACTATGCGTTATATTATGGGAGGCAGACTGTGAGTGAGACATTGATTGCGAACGGACAGGTGTAGTGGAAGTAGATGACGTAATTGGTGGAGGTGTAGGCAGAGTACTAGGACACGACACATGAGGAGAAGGTAAAACCAAAGGCTTAGCACTGACTTGTGGACTAGATGTAGGTGATGTAGCTATTGGAAACGGAGTTTTGTATGGAAAAGTGTTTTCATTAAAAGTGACATGACGGGTAACATAGACTCTACCATTGGGATCTTTACATTTATAACCTTTATGTACTGAAGAGTATCCTAGAAAGACACAGGGTATTGACCTAAATTGTAACTTTGCTTTGGTAAACGGTCAAAGGTTGGGAAAGCATAAACAACCAAAAGTTCTAAGGTAAGAGTAATCGGGTTTTGTTTGGAATAATTTTTCATGTGGTGAGACATCACCCAAAGGATGAGAGGGTAACCTGTTGATCAAGAATACAGCACTGCAGAAGGCTTCGTTCCAAAACGTCAGAGGCATTGATGCATGAGCTAACATGGAAAGACCTGCTTCAACAACTTGTCTGTGTTTGTGCTCAACAAGACCATTCTGAGCAGATGTGTAGGGAAAAGTGAGCCGGTGCAAAATACCTTGTTGATTCAGATAACTTTTCAACGCCTGAAACTCCCCTCCCCCATCTGTCTGTAGAGACTTGAGCTTTGTACCAAGTATTCTTTCAGCTTGGCGATGAAACTGTGGGAACACAGTTAGAACATCAGACTTGTTCTTCAGAAAATAAAGCCATGTATACCGAGAATAGGCATCAATGAAGGCAACATAATACCGAAAATCATTAGAAGCAACCGGAGCTGGTCCCCAAACATCAGTCACAACCAGTTGTAGAGGCGATGTATACACAGTTGTTGATTTAGAAAATGGGAGCTTACATTCCTTACCAAGATGACATGCAACACAATCAACAAATTTATTGATATCAGTATATGGTATATTACATCGTATAAGTGCTTTTGTAAGATTAGCACGACAGGGGTGTCCTAATCGATAGTGCCAAACACTAAGAGGAAGTCTGACACTAGTCGAAAAACACTGAGCAGGCTTAGAAGGCACATGAGTTCCAGTAGACTGATTGATATGAAGTCTGTATAACCCATGATGAACGGAGCCTCAAAGTAAAATCTCCATTGTCTTCAAATCACGCACCGGCACTGATTAGGGAAAAATTCAAACATGACCTGATTGTCTTTAGCAAACTTGGAGACAGATAAGAGATTTTTAGTAATTCCAGGAATGAGTAACAAGGACCGCATGTACAGAGGTCGAGAGTGAGTAAGCAAGGACGACTGTCATGCAGACATAACAAGTAAAGCTGAGCCATTTCCAACAAACACCTTACCTGGTCCTTTGAAGGATCCAGTATCACCAATGGAGCTGGCTGAATTTGTCAAATGATGCATGGCACCTGAATCCGGATACCATGAATTATCGGCTACAGTTTCAGGAGTCGTTACATATGCCTGAGACGGTGCTGAAGCTGTGCTAGAGGAAGGCATAGGGACCTGTTGTGGAGGACTACCAACAAACGGATTAGTCCAAGTAGATGACGGAAGAGTGGGAAAACACCAACCTGGTGAACTCCATTGAGGTTGAGAAGGAGGGAACCAGGGTGTAGCAGAAGAACCGGACCCAACCATGCAAATATTTGCTTGTGGGTGGCCTGTAGTTGTTACTTTTGTAGGAAGAGTCAAATCAATAGTAACAGCGATTAACAAGATGACCAACCTTCCCACACAACTGACATTGAATCTTTGAGTGAGAAGAACGACCTCGCCCACACCCCCGACTTATAGACGACGGTTGATAAGAAGGGATGGGATCATTAGAAACTGTGGAGTCAGATGATTGATGAGACACCACGTTAACAGAACTAGATATTTCAGTACTCGCAAGCTGTTGTCGCGCTTCAGCATCAAGAAGCATGGATATTACTCCTTGAACTGTGTAGGGCACCTGACTTGATGTAACAATTGTAATAACAGATTCATAGTCTGGAGAAAGACCATTTAGAATCGCAGTGTCGCAGTGATATGCTCGTGCTCACTGATGATCTCACCACAGCTGGCAAGATGATCGCAACAGCCTTTCATCTTGACCAAAAAGTCTTTCATGCTCAACTCACCCTTGCGCTGGGAGTGCAAAGTCCGCCGATAAAATATCAACTTGGAAGTGGTTTTACTCCCATACAAAGTGACAACCGCTTTCCAGATCTTCGCACTTGTATCTATGCCAATAAGGTGAGGCAGAACAGATGAACTGATAGAAGATAACAGCCATAACGCAAACGCACTGTCCTGTTGCTCAAAATGTGCAAACTCCGGATTCTCACAACAACCACCGCTGTCATCTGAAAGAAACTGAGTGGGAGGATCTTGATTCTCGTCTAAGAAGCGTTGAAGCTTATGTGCTTTGACTGCCAAGAGAACTTGCTGTCGCCATAACAAATAGTTACTATCATCAAGAAGAACGCTGATCTTTGTTGAAAAGATCCTACTATCGACAACGCCATCAACAGAACTACAAGCCATATCAAACATGCACAGCAGATATTCAAGTGAATAACACCAAGAAACAACTTACCTCTGATACCATGTTAGACTACAACAATATTCAAGAAAGAGATATtctctctttttattatttcgCATTAAATGCATGCAGATAACTCATGCATTTATAAACATACGTAAAGTAAAGTAAAGTAACTGATGTTAATAGACTAACTGCTAACAATAACCATCCTTAACCATAACAGTTCTAACCATTTTGATAACTACTCTAACAAacaagagaggaaaagaaaatgcaAACCTCTAAAGCAGGGCATGAAACAGGATCTGCATCATTATTGCAACTTGGTTGCATACTTGCTGGCTGAAAATGATCAGTCTCAGGTATCAGCGACTGcaaatcaattttttgaaagGTGAGGGTGGGATCTGATTTTGCCAGTTCATGCAGCTGATGGAATATCTCCTCTTTATGTTGTCCACAAGATGAATTACGATTCTGATTCAAAAACAGTTCATTCAAGTTAATTgccaatttcatcatttatatGACACGATGCAGAAAAAGCTAAGAAATTTGCAGTTAATGGTaaacaattcatccatttttttACTGGAATTCCTAAACAACCATATCCAAAAGAAGGGCAGCCAAATCTCAATAAAATCACCTTACCAACTCAAACACAAAATTTCACAAACCTCACTCTCATGATTTTCTAAAAGACAAAGACATAACCTAAAATTTCTCGTCTAAGTGATAGAATGGTTTGAGTTCGAACAACGGCATGAGTGCTCTATCTACATAGAGCCTAATGGTTGCGTCCTTCAGCGGCTTCAAAAGTGCTCCTATGCTCACTTCCGAGTTGTAGAAAAAACTTGAGAGTGTATCTATTTTTTAGTAGCagtcaaaagagaaaaatactTTCGCAGCACAATATCCTCTAATTTGTCCATATACATATAGGTTCAGTTAGGGGAGAAGCTAGAACAATTTTTTTAGGGTGGTtgactgaaattttaattttgtatggtctatatctttataatttttaaaggattaaatcgaatttttataattttaggggggctaaagtgtaattttacctttactaatttaaaactttaaaaaattttaaagggactaaatagtaattttccattttaggggggttGGGGCCCTGCCAGCCCCCTAGATTTGCCTCTGGTTCAGTCTTCTTTATAATAGAATTAGCATTTCGCTATAACAAAAGTTTTTATAGAAGCAACAAttatagttaattatttattaaattaattttttagaacaTCATAttgtttaagtaaaattatagttattCCAATAACATTTAAGAATTATTGGAAAAATCTCATTGTAAATTAATTAAGGAACCCATAGGTATGTTAGTCAATTAGGGTATAGCACGATTTCGTTTACTGGTTAGCACGTTATTTGGTGTTTGCTTAGGGTTTAACAATTTTTCTAAGGGTTATTCGAACCTAATGATTCTTTTGCTAAGGGGTAAAATGGAGGAGGATCTGACCAACTTGAATATTTTTGAGGAAGAAAAAACATCATTCCGTGGTAAAATGTGATTGAAGAGGATTACAGGCTTTGCTTGGTGGGAAGTGTGTTAAGAGATAGTGTGGTGCACTTCCCTTCGATGAGGAATATGCTTGCAGATCTATGGCATCCACTGGAAGGAGTTACTATTTCAGATATTAGGGAAAAGAGGTTCTTGTTCCGATTTTATTATGAAATAGATCTAAAAGGATGAGTGACGACATGCCCTAGACATCTAATAGacatttgattatttttcacaaattggaACAAGGGAAGGACCCTTTATAAGTGCCTCTGATTTATTCagttttttgggtttagatCCACAATCTATCAATGAGATTTATGTCAGAAGGTATGGCGCGCCAGTTTGGAAATTTCATCGGTACTTTTCTAGAGTATGACATTGCTTTGATCTCAAGGGGGATCATTCGGTTTATGAGAATATGTGAAAAAGTAGATGTTCGGATTCTACTGAAGTGGAAGAAGAGAATTGTGTTGGATCAAAATTGTTTGgtttatgcttatttttagTATGAGAAGCTAACGTTGTTTTGCTTTCTGTGTGGGAAGCTTGGTCATGGGGAAGACTTTTGTCCAATGAGGGTAACACTTGAGACACAAGTAGTGAAGTTTGGATAGGATATCTATAAAAGGAGACATCAAAAAAGGGGCCAGCGACAGTGAGTAAATGGTTACGGGAGGAGATTTTGGGGAGAGGCCCTTTAAGAGGAATTTTGGGTGGAAAAGGGGTGGTAAGAACTTGCAAGAGATGCAAATCCCAAATTCAGATGGGTAGGGAGGGAGTGTTTGGTGGGACTAATTTGGACGGGAGTATGGATCTGGGTTCAGACATGAAGGATAACCCTTTGGAGGTAGTTAATGGAAAGAAAAGACAACGTACTCATGCAAGGAATCTAAATGGTCTTGTTAATGTGGGTTTGTCGAAGTTGGGTGCTTCTAATAAATTATAGGCGCCCACTTTCAAGCAGGTCGGTCAAGAATAATGAAAATCCTTAGTTCGAATGTTCATGGATTGGGGCATCCACGAGCAGTTAGATGTCTCAAAAATAAACTGAGATAAATAAAGCCCCAGATATTGTTTCTAATTGAAATAAGGTTAAGTGCTAGGAGAATGAAGCATATTAAAGAAAGGTGTGGGTTTTCTAATGGTATAGAGGTTGATGTGGATGGTTCTAGAGGTGGACTATGTTTGGGTTGGAATAACGGGTGTACTATTCAACTAAGAAGCTACTTAGTTTCGCATATTGATGTTGAGATTGATCAACGGGATGGGACGGACAAATGGAGGTGTACTGGGTTCTATAGGGCTCTAGATGAGAGAATAGATGAATTATGaaaccttttaaaaatgttaggtaaggatactttgttgtCGTGGTTGGTATTAAGAGATTTTAATGATATCATGTATTCTTTCAAGAAGCGAGGGGTATAGTTTAGGGAGGGACGAAGAATGGAAAGATTTTGGATGGCTCTTGAGGAGTGTAATCTAAGTGACTTGAGGTTCTCAGGTCAATGACTTTCCTGGGAAAGAGGATGCCTATAAGAAAATAATGTACGGGAATAGTTGGATCAAGGGGTAGCAAACTCGGCTTGGTGGAGACCTTTTTCAGGTTATAATGTTAATCATATCACTCATAGCTTTTCTGATCATTATTGGGTGTTGGTTGATACTATAGGGAATGATAAGAGTTGGATGATAAGAGAACGAAATTGAT
The Gossypium raimondii isolate GPD5lz chromosome 8, ASM2569854v1, whole genome shotgun sequence DNA segment above includes these coding regions:
- the LOC105791423 gene encoding zinc finger protein CONSTANS-LIKE 13, with protein sequence MSDESHTQIQRRLCDYCNQSTALLYCRADSAKLCFSCDREVHSANQLFTKHSRSQLCDACDESPASLFCETEQSVFCSNCDWERHRCSLHNRRPVEVFTGCPSVSELLSFLGIEDLGNDKASCWSEDDGFLDFLTWECPLISGFDGVIVPNDMDHGFKATDVPPLPKNRNSSCGQHKEEIFHQLHELAKSDPTLTFQKIDLQSLIPETDHFQPASMQPSCNNDADPVSCPALETSPLQCLKFNDNVEITNQALLYTEENARVANTHVDCSRNIDVNDGPEDQQMKPQTGVGTISALPKVSVHELNSQERETAISRYKEKKKTRRYDKHVRYESRKARAESRTRIKGRFAKVKR